In a single window of the Aphis gossypii isolate Hap1 unplaced genomic scaffold, ASM2018417v2 Contig00684, whole genome shotgun sequence genome:
- the LOC126555029 gene encoding putative nuclease HARBI1 has product MNDLVVESCAVLSSFFATILAKKMERLQDTITRKRKKRRFWVREWIQRRNMLGASNLVSMELKSNFPEDFRNLLRMTEFQFEYLLKRVTNIISKSDTNMRQAISAKTKLEVTLRYLASGDSLKSLEFLFRVPKNTISKFIPETCEAIYNELAEFIQVPATSDEWKNIEYGFRTRWNFPGCVGALDGKHVVIRAPPGSGSDYFNYKKSYSIVLMALVDSDYCFLYVDVGAKGRGSDAGIFQNSSLYNALETNSLAIPNNFVILADDAFPLKNYIMKPYSRRNLTPAERIYNYRLSRARRVVENAFGILASKFRLFEKPISLKLETLDKVVLACCAIHNWLKKTNPRYVTGDLIDYEDENHRVFLGSWRQNNSGLQNLPATNHKHSNMEAQQIRNKYRDYFNNEGAVPWQNHITDVSNEL; this is encoded by the exons ATGAATGATCTGGTTGTTGAAAGTTGTGCTGTTTTAAGTTCGTTTTTTGCTACTATCTTAGCAAAAAAGATGGAGCGCTTACAGGACACAATTAcaagaaaacgaaaaaaaagacGTTTTTGGGTTAGAGAATGGATACAGCGAAGAAATATGTTAGGAGCGTCAAACTTGGTTAGTATGGAATTAAAAAGCAATTTTCCAGAAGATTTTAGAAACCTACTGCGAATGACTGAATTTCAGTTTGAATACCTCTTAAAACgtgttacaaatattatttcaaaatctgaCACTAACATGAGACAAGCAATTAgtgcaaaaacaaaattagagGTGACTTTACGGTATTTAGCTTCAGGTGATTCCTTAAAAAGTTTAGAATTTTTGTTCCGTGTTccaaaaaacacaataagtaaatttattccAGAAACCTGTGAAGCAATATACAATGAACTAGCAGAATTCATACAA GTCCCTGCAACATCAGATGAGTGgaaaaacattgaatatgGTTTTAGAACGCGATGGAATTTTCCTGGTTGTGTAGGGGCTCTAGATGGTAAGCATGTTGTCATACGAGCTCCTCCCGGAAGTGGttcagattattttaattataaaaaaagttatagtatTGTGTTAATGGCCTTGGTAGATTccgattattgttttttatatgttgATGTTGGAGCGAAAGGGAGAGGATCAGATGCaggaatttttcaaaatagctCTTTGTACAACGCTTTAGAAACAAACTCACTAGCCATACCAAACAATTTCGTTATTTTGGCTGATGATGCATTtccgttaaaaaattatataatgaaaccCTACAGTCGACGCAATTTAACCCCTGCAGAAAGGATTTACAATTATCGATTGTCAAGAGCAAGACGTGTAGTGGAAAACGCCTTTGGCATACTCGCGAGTAAATTTAGATTGTTTGAAAAaccaatttcattaaaattagaaacGTTAGACAAAGTTGTCCTCGCATGCTGTGCAATTCATAATTGgttgaaaaaaacaaaccCTCGGTATGTGACGGGAGATCTGATTGATTATGAGGATGAGAACCACAGAGTTTTTCTTGGATCATGGCGTCAAAATAATAGTGGATTACAGAATCTACCAGCAACTAACCACAAACATTCTAATATGGAGGCACAACAAATACGGAATAAATAtcgtgattattttaataacgaagGAGCTGTTCCCTGGCAAAACCATATAACTGATGTGTCAAATGaactgtaa
- the LOC126555030 gene encoding uncharacterized protein LOC126555030 → MANQFNTIEFLEEYQRYPCLWDKSMPDYSNRIKRDHAEEQLLKITSSINNVKELRQKIRNIRCTYNQEVAKIKSSMRTGSGSSTVYKPKLAWFSYADSFLKKTSDIVNKSDTNLVLNDKSVDLTSVDNDDSQILQVEAQFDKDAGLKANDDDDNFKAPTCTPRKSKKNIFKKTKIDNTLDNAVETLKYVCKKQTMENEFTVFAKHIATQLEQLPLKEALMAQSDIQNILTRARISSMNETNGSTNPIVMTAKNTTEVQFIPSPSDNSNSNISYSSNDSTNDEFDASYSDCFTTLEPPEPHQIQQVKNYKWMMLRLCTDIEVICRNLL, encoded by the exons ATGGCTAACCAGTTCAATACAATTGAATTTCTTGAGGAGTACCAAAGGTACCCTTGTTTGTGGGACAAAAGCATGCCTGATTATAGTAATCGCATAAAAAGAGACCATGCTGAAGAACAGTTGTTGAAAATCACAAGTTCCATAAACAATGTCAAAGAGTTAagacaaaaaataagaaatataag atGTACTTATAATCAAGAGGTTGCCAAGATTAAATCATCAATGAGGACAGGTTCAGGGTCGAGTACAGTGTATAAACCTAAATTGGCCTGGTTTTCATATGcagatagttttttaaaaaaaacttcagatattgttaataaatcgGACACTAAtttg gtattaaatgataaaagtgTTGATTTAACATCTGTGGATAATGATGATTCTCAAATACTACAAGTAGAAGCACAGTTTGATAAAGATGCTGGGTTAAAAgctaatgatgatgatgataactTTAAAGCACCTACATGTACACCAAGgaagtcaaaaaaaaatatttttaaaaaaactaaaattgataACACGTTGGACAATGCTGTAGAAACCCtgaaatatgtttgtaaaaaacaaacaatggAAAATGAATTTACAGTTTTTGCGAAACATATAGCAACTCAACTGGAACAACTTCCTTTAAAAGAGGCTCTCATGGCACAATCAGATATCCAGAATATTTTGACAAGAGCTCGCATTAGTTCAATGAATGAGACAAATGGGTCCACAAACCCAATTGTAATGACAGCTAAAAATACAACTGAGGTACAATTCATACCTTCCCCATCTGATAATAGCAATTCAAATATCTCATATTCAAGTAATGATTCTACAAATGATGAATTTGATGCATCATACTCTGATTGTTTTACAACTTTAGAACCACCAGAACCA CATCAAATACAGCAGGTAAAAAACTACAAATGGATGATGCTGAGACTCTGTACAGATATTGAAGTGATTTGTAGGAATCTCCTGTAG
- the LOC114122579 gene encoding uncharacterized protein LOC114122579, whose amino-acid sequence MIQCPPNTGSNYYNYKGSFSIVLLALVDHNYNFQCIDIGKYGSNADAGIFEKSNLKKALEENVLKLPDGAVMLGDEAFPLKTYLMKPYARRNILSRKEKIYNYRHCRARRIVENSFGILANRFRVFRKPISLAPETVVKLVKAACSLHNWIRKTGLSQHSISVDIEDLELGRLIPGSWRNEGSSGFRGLGPPTQRNPLTEARKKRDSFAEYFVGEGEVSWQNRMIE is encoded by the coding sequence ATGATACAATGTCCTCCAAATACAGGTTCCAACTATTACAATTACAAGGGGTCATTTAGCATTGTTTTATTAGCCTTAGttgatcataattataatttccaatGCATTGATATTGGTAAATATGGAAGTAACGCTGATGCtggaatttttgaaaaatcaaatttaaaaaaagcacTTGAAGAAAACGTGTTAAAATTGCCAGATGGTGCAGTTATGTTGGGAGATGAGGCTTTTCCATTGAAAACTTACCTCATGAAACCATATGCAAGAAGAAATATTCTTTCAAGAAAAGAAAAGATTTACAATTATAGGCACTGTCGTGCCAGACGAATTGTCGAAAATTCTTTTGGTATACTGGCTAACCGATTCCGAGTATTTAGAAAACCTATATCACTCGCTCCAGAAACAGTAGTGAAGCTTGTTAAAGCAGCATGTTCCCTACATAATTGGATTAGAAAGACAGGACTTAGTCAACACTCCATATCAGTTGACATTGAGGATTTAGAGTTGGGACGTTTAATTCCTGGATCATGGCGAAATGAAGGTTCATCCGGATTCAGAGGATTAGGACCTCCCACGCAACGAAATCCTTTAACTGAAGCTCGAAAAAAAAGAGACAGTTTTGCAGAATATTTTGTTGGCGAAGGAGAAGTGTCATGGCAAAATCGAATGatcgaataa